Proteins encoded together in one Defluviimonas aquaemixtae window:
- a CDS encoding ABC transporter ATP-binding protein yields the protein MTAVLDIRNLSVNFRQDGKLIEAVKGVNFTVGKGETVALVGESGSGKSVTALSTVSLLGGSAEVEGSVKYLDREMIGAPETVLRDVRGNDISFIFQEPMTSLNPLHTLEKQIAESLALHQGLTGEAARKRIIELLDEVGIRDPESRLADYPHQLSGGQRQRVMIAMALANGPELLVADEPTTALDVTIQAQILDLLAELKERESLSLLFISHDLGIVRRIADRVCVMQGGEIVEQGSVEEIFANPQHPYTQKLLAAQPHGRPDPVPHGAEEIVRTESLRVWFPIQRGLLRRTVGHVKAVNDATISVRAGETLGIVGESGSGKTTLALGIMRLIDSNGPIVYLGQDISKWRPRELRKLRRDMQIVFQDPFGSLSPRMTAEQIIAEGLTVHSVEKGRNRREMVAEIMTEVGLDPDTMERYPHEFSGGQRQRIAIARAMILRPKVVVLDEPTSALDMTVQVQIVELLRSLQRRYGLAYLFISHDLRVVRALAHKVIVMKQGDVVEAGEGEAVFETPKTEYTRELMAAAFGHAAKSA from the coding sequence ATGACGGCCGTCCTGGATATCCGAAACCTGTCGGTCAACTTTCGGCAGGACGGCAAGCTGATCGAGGCTGTGAAGGGCGTGAACTTCACGGTCGGCAAGGGCGAGACCGTGGCCCTCGTGGGCGAGAGCGGATCCGGCAAGTCGGTGACGGCTCTGTCGACCGTGTCGCTTCTCGGCGGGAGCGCCGAGGTCGAGGGATCGGTCAAGTACCTCGACCGCGAGATGATCGGCGCGCCCGAGACGGTGCTGCGCGACGTGCGCGGCAACGACATCAGCTTCATTTTCCAGGAGCCGATGACGTCGCTGAACCCGCTCCATACGCTCGAAAAGCAGATCGCCGAAAGCCTGGCGCTGCATCAGGGGCTGACCGGCGAGGCGGCGCGCAAGCGGATCATCGAGCTTCTGGACGAGGTCGGCATCCGCGACCCCGAAAGCCGGCTCGCCGACTATCCGCACCAGTTGTCGGGCGGTCAGCGCCAGCGGGTTATGATTGCCATGGCCTTGGCGAACGGGCCGGAGCTGCTGGTCGCGGATGAACCAACGACGGCGCTCGACGTGACGATTCAGGCGCAGATTCTCGACCTTCTTGCGGAATTGAAGGAACGCGAGAGCCTCAGCCTCTTGTTCATCAGCCATGACCTCGGCATCGTGCGGCGGATCGCCGACCGGGTCTGCGTTATGCAAGGCGGCGAGATCGTGGAGCAGGGTTCGGTCGAAGAGATTTTTGCCAACCCGCAGCATCCCTACACGCAGAAGCTCCTCGCGGCCCAGCCGCATGGCCGCCCGGACCCCGTGCCCCATGGTGCGGAAGAGATCGTGCGGACGGAATCATTGCGCGTCTGGTTCCCGATCCAGCGCGGGCTCCTGCGCCGCACGGTCGGCCACGTGAAGGCGGTGAACGACGCCACGATCTCGGTCCGCGCAGGCGAGACGCTTGGCATCGTGGGTGAAAGCGGATCGGGCAAGACGACGCTAGCGCTCGGGATCATGCGGCTGATCGACAGCAACGGACCCATCGTCTATCTCGGCCAGGACATCTCCAAATGGCGACCACGCGAGCTCAGGAAGCTTCGCCGCGACATGCAGATCGTCTTTCAGGATCCATTCGGCAGCCTGTCTCCCCGCATGACGGCCGAGCAGATCATTGCCGAGGGGCTGACCGTCCACAGCGTCGAGAAGGGCCGCAACCGGCGCGAAATGGTCGCCGAAATCATGACCGAGGTCGGGCTCGATCCCGACACGATGGAACGCTATCCGCACGAGTTTTCCGGCGGCCAACGGCAGCGGATCGCGATCGCCCGAGCGATGATACTACGCCCCAAGGTCGTTGTTCTGGATGAGCCGACATCGGCCCTGGACATGACCGTGCAGGTGCAGATCGTTGAGCTTTTGCGCTCACTCCAGCGGCGCTACGGGCTTGCCTACCTCTTCATCAGCCACGACCTGCGCGTCGTGCGCGCGCTCGCTCACAAAGTGATTGTGATGAAGCAGGGCGATGTCGTGGAGGCGGGCGAAGGCGAGGCGGTCTTCGAAACGCCAAAGACGGAGTACACCCGGGAGCTGATGGCCGCGGCCTTCGGCCACGCCGCCAAGAGCGCATGA
- a CDS encoding glycosyltransferase, protein MKILFVHQNFPGQFLHLAPALARRGHEVLALTAETNKRSSPIATLRYRAPAKLAPDGVARAFSEAAERGASVTRAAAQLRSERNYVPDVVFGHGGWGETLFLREVWPEAQHLTYAEFFYNAAGQDTGFDPEFSKDGIGPRASVVARRAHLLMAINDADSAVAPTNWQASTFPAPFRDRIEVIHDGIDTDRVAPQPSAVFDLPGGGQLRPGDEVLSFVNRNLEPYRGYHILMRALPEVMAARPEAQVVIVGAEGQSYGPRPGTGSWKEMFLNEVRDRLDLARIHFLGQLPYARFVALMQVTRVHAYLTYPFVLSWSMLEAMSAGALVVGSRTAPVEEVIRDGVNGRLVDFFDIAGWSRALTDALASPDRDDHLRAAARVTIVEGYDMKRCSLPALVEFVERHGRR, encoded by the coding sequence ATGAAGATCCTCTTCGTCCACCAGAATTTTCCCGGCCAGTTCCTGCACCTCGCCCCGGCGCTCGCCCGGCGCGGGCACGAGGTGCTGGCGCTGACGGCGGAGACGAACAAGCGCAGTTCGCCCATCGCGACGCTGCGTTACCGCGCGCCCGCCAAACTGGCCCCGGATGGCGTTGCGCGCGCCTTCTCCGAGGCCGCCGAGCGCGGCGCGTCCGTGACCCGGGCCGCCGCGCAGCTGCGCAGTGAACGCAACTACGTCCCCGACGTCGTCTTCGGCCATGGCGGCTGGGGCGAGACATTGTTCCTGCGCGAGGTCTGGCCCGAGGCGCAGCATCTGACCTATGCGGAGTTCTTTTACAACGCGGCCGGTCAGGACACCGGCTTCGACCCGGAATTCAGCAAGGACGGCATCGGCCCGCGCGCCTCTGTCGTGGCGCGCCGGGCGCATCTTCTCATGGCAATCAACGATGCGGATTCGGCGGTGGCGCCGACGAACTGGCAGGCCTCGACCTTTCCCGCGCCGTTCCGGGACCGGATCGAGGTGATCCACGACGGGATCGACACCGACCGCGTCGCACCGCAGCCGAGCGCCGTGTTCGACCTGCCGGGCGGCGGCCAGCTTCGGCCAGGTGACGAGGTCCTGAGCTTCGTCAACCGCAACCTCGAGCCTTATCGCGGGTACCACATCCTCATGCGGGCGCTTCCCGAAGTCATGGCGGCCCGGCCGGAGGCGCAGGTCGTGATTGTCGGCGCGGAGGGCCAGAGCTACGGGCCGCGCCCTGGGACAGGTAGCTGGAAAGAGATGTTCCTGAACGAGGTGCGCGACCGGCTCGACCTGGCGCGTATCCATTTCCTGGGCCAGCTACCCTATGCGCGCTTCGTCGCGCTCATGCAGGTCACGCGGGTGCACGCCTATCTTACATATCCCTTCGTCCTGTCGTGGTCGATGCTGGAGGCGATGAGCGCAGGTGCGTTGGTCGTCGGGTCGCGCACGGCGCCGGTCGAGGAAGTGATCCGCGACGGCGTCAACGGGCGGCTGGTGGATTTCTTCGACATCGCCGGCTGGTCGCGGGCGCTGACCGACGCGCTGGCCTCTCCAGATCGAGACGATCATCTGCGCGCAGCGGCGCGCGTAACGATCGTCGAGGGCTATGATATGAAGCGGTGCTCCCTGCCCGCGCTCGTCGAGTTCGTGGAGCGCCACGGCAGACGCTGA
- the hemN gene encoding oxygen-independent coproporphyrinogen III oxidase gives MASESQLARLGLFDARVPRYTSYPTAPQFRPGIGGDTFRRWIGAIPEGSQISLYLHVPFCRRLCWFCACRTQGTATDEPVRAYVETLKAELRLLAEALPAGVTLSRMHWGGGTPTLLYAPLMRDLATAAFAVAPLASEGEFSVEIDPNEIDGARLDALAEAGMNRASIGVQDFDPAIQKTIGRDQSFEVTKAAVDGLRARGIASLNADILYGLPHQTKERIAASVQKLLSLSPDRVALYGYAHVPWMARRQVMIPSNALPRPEERLSLFEVARLLFEADGYVSIGIDHFALPEDGLARAALDGRLRRNFQGYTDDTAPVLIGLGASSISRFPQGYAQNAPATSAHVKAIREGRFSTARGHVFAGEDRLRARMIEALMCDFRIDAGELKRDFGVSQARLDSLFGEAQAAFGDMVERDGEGLAIPVRGRPLTRMIARVFDAYDLSQAGHSTAV, from the coding sequence ATGGCATCTGAATCGCAACTCGCGCGGCTCGGGCTTTTTGACGCGCGTGTGCCGCGCTACACAAGCTATCCGACCGCCCCACAATTCAGGCCCGGCATCGGCGGTGACACGTTTCGCCGCTGGATCGGCGCGATTCCCGAAGGTTCGCAGATCTCGCTTTACCTCCACGTTCCCTTCTGCCGAAGGCTCTGCTGGTTCTGCGCCTGCCGCACCCAGGGCACGGCGACGGACGAACCCGTGCGCGCCTATGTCGAGACGCTGAAGGCCGAACTCCGGCTCCTGGCCGAGGCATTGCCAGCCGGCGTCACATTGTCGCGCATGCACTGGGGCGGCGGCACCCCGACGCTCCTGTACGCGCCCCTGATGCGGGACCTGGCCACGGCTGCGTTCGCCGTCGCGCCGCTCGCGTCCGAGGGCGAGTTTTCGGTCGAGATCGATCCGAATGAGATCGACGGCGCGCGGCTCGATGCGCTGGCGGAGGCGGGGATGAACCGCGCTTCGATCGGCGTGCAGGATTTCGACCCCGCGATCCAGAAGACGATCGGCCGCGACCAGTCGTTTGAGGTAACGAAGGCGGCGGTGGACGGCCTAAGGGCACGCGGCATCGCCTCGCTCAACGCCGACATCCTCTACGGCCTGCCGCACCAGACGAAAGAGCGGATCGCCGCCTCCGTACAGAAGCTCCTCTCGCTCAGCCCCGACCGGGTGGCGCTCTACGGCTATGCGCATGTGCCATGGATGGCTCGCAGGCAGGTCATGATCCCGTCGAACGCGCTGCCGCGGCCAGAGGAGCGCCTATCGCTATTCGAGGTGGCGCGGCTGCTGTTCGAGGCGGACGGCTATGTCAGCATTGGCATCGACCATTTCGCATTGCCCGAGGACGGTCTCGCGCGCGCTGCGCTCGACGGCCGCCTGAGGCGCAACTTCCAGGGCTACACGGACGATACCGCGCCGGTACTGATCGGACTTGGCGCCTCTTCGATCTCGCGCTTTCCGCAAGGCTACGCGCAGAACGCCCCGGCCACCTCGGCGCATGTCAAGGCGATCCGCGAGGGCCGGTTCTCAACGGCGCGCGGCCATGTCTTCGCTGGCGAGGATCGGCTCAGGGCGCGGATGATCGAGGCGCTGATGTGCGACTTCCGTATCGACGCAGGCGAGCTCAAGCGAGATTTCGGAGTCTCGCAGGCGCGGCTCGACTCGCTTTTCGGCGAGGCTCAGGCGGCCTTCGGTGACATGGTCGAGCGCGATGGCGAGGGGCTCGCCATCCCCGTCCGCGGCCGCCCACTGACGCGGATGATCGCGCGGGTGTTCGACGCATATGACCTTTCGCAGGCAGGGCACAGCACTGCCGTGTAG
- the fnrL gene encoding transcriptional regulator FnrL, giving the protein MSLHDPLPAAPNCGDCPIRYTAVCARCDVDELAQLDAMKFYRSFEAGQTLIWSGDRMDFVASVVTGVATLTQVMEDGRTQTVGLLFPSDFVGRPGRDTAPYNVIATTDLLMCCFRKKPFEELMERTPNVSHRLLEMTLDELDAAREWMLLLGRKTAREKIASLLVIVARRDASLHLHAPRGRIVFELPLTREAMADYLGLTLETVSRQISALKRDGVIELEGKRHVTVPVFDRLLEEAGDDDDGGFVG; this is encoded by the coding sequence ATGTCCCTTCACGATCCCCTTCCCGCAGCGCCCAATTGCGGCGACTGCCCGATCCGCTACACGGCCGTCTGCGCACGCTGTGACGTGGACGAACTTGCGCAGCTCGACGCGATGAAATTCTACCGCAGCTTCGAGGCGGGCCAGACGCTGATCTGGTCAGGCGACCGCATGGATTTTGTGGCCTCCGTCGTCACCGGAGTAGCGACGCTGACACAGGTGATGGAAGACGGTCGGACGCAGACCGTCGGGCTTCTCTTCCCGTCGGATTTCGTCGGCCGCCCGGGACGCGACACGGCGCCCTACAACGTCATCGCGACAACCGATCTTCTGATGTGCTGCTTCCGCAAGAAACCGTTCGAGGAGTTGATGGAGCGGACGCCGAATGTCAGCCACCGGCTGCTCGAGATGACGCTGGACGAGCTGGATGCCGCACGCGAGTGGATGCTGCTGCTCGGCCGCAAGACGGCCAGGGAAAAGATCGCCAGTCTTCTCGTGATCGTGGCGCGGCGGGACGCTTCGCTGCACCTGCACGCGCCACGCGGGCGGATCGTGTTCGAGTTGCCGCTGACCCGCGAGGCGATGGCGGACTATCTTGGCCTGACGCTCGAAACGGTCAGCCGCCAGATTTCGGCCCTAAAACGCGACGGTGTGATCGAGCTCGAGGGCAAGCGGCATGTTACCGTGCCCGTCTTCGACCGCCTTCTGGAAGAGGCAGGCGACGACGATGATGGCGGCTTCGTCGGGTGA